The genomic segment CTTGAAATGTATTTAAATAGTGATGTATCAGAGGTGAATATTGTATACTCTGACTTTATATCATCAGTTAAACAAGAAACAAAGTCAGTTAAGATTTTGCCTATAAGTAAATCTGAAGGAACAACAGGATCATTTCTTATTGAGCCGGATTTAGATATAGTATTAGAAGATGCTCTTAATATTTATCTAAAAGGAAAAATCAGAAGCATTTTATTAAGTTCAAAATGTAGTGAACAAAGTACAAGAATGACAGCTATGGACGGAGCAACAAAAAATGCAGATGATCTATTAGACAAATTAAAGCTTAAATTTAATAGAATTAGGCAAGGTGCGATTACGCAAGAAATATCTGAAATTGTTGGAGGAGCAGCAGCTCAAAATTAGTAAGGAGGTATCTTATGCCTGGAAAGATGGGAAAAGTAGTTCAAGTAATTGGACCGGTAATAGATATAAAGTTTGATTCAGATTCTCTCCCAGATTTATATAATGCCATTGTTATTAAGGCGGGAGATTATGAATTAGTAGCAGAAGTTGAACAACACGTTGGAGACGATATAGTTAGAACAATAGCTATGTCAGCTACAGAAGGATTAAAGAGGGGAATGGATGCTGTTGATACAGGAGCACCTATTTCTGTTCCAGTAGGAGAAGAAGTATTAGGAAGATTATTTAATGTTTTAGGAAAGCCTATTGATAAGTGTGGAGATATTGAAGTAAAACAAGAATATCCAATTCATAGACCAGCACCAAGCTTTAAAGATCAATCAGTTGAGCCTGAAATGTTTGAAACAGGAATCAAGGTAGTAGACTTACTTGCACCATATCAAAGAGGTGGTAAGATAGGTCTATTTGGAGGAGCTGGAGTTGGTAAAACAGTTTTAATCCAAGAATTAATAAACAATATAGCTAAACAACATGGTGGTTTATCAGTATTTACTGGAGTTGGTGAAAGATCAAGAGAAGGTAATGACTTATATCATGAAATGAGAGAGTCAGGAGTTATTGATAAGACAGCATTAGTATTTGGACAAATGAATGAGCCACCAGGTGCCAGAATGAGAGTTGCATTAACAGGTCTTACTATGGCAGAGTACTTTAGAGATAAAGGTCAAGATGTGTTATTATTCATAGATAACATATTCAGATATACTCAAGCAGGTTCAGAGGTTTCAGCATTACTTGGAAGAACACCTTCAGCGGTTGGATATCAGCCAACACTTGCAACTGAAATGGGTGCACTTCAGGAAAGAATTACATCAACAGTTAACGGTTCTATTACGTCAGTTCAAGCTGTATATGTTCCAGCTGATGACTTAACAGACCCAGCTCCAGCAACAACATTTGCGCATTTAGATGCAACAACAGTTTTATCTAGAGGTATTGCGGAACTTGGTATATATCCAGCTGTTGATCCATTAGAATCAACTTCAAGAATCCTTGATCCAAGAATTGTTGGAGAAGAGCACTATAAAGTAGCAGCTGATGTTAAACACGTTCTTGAAAAGTATAAGCAATTACAAGATATCATAGCTATCTTAGGTGTTGACGAATTAGGGGATGAAGATAAGGCTATCGTGGCTAGAGCAAGAAGAATTCAAAGATTCTTATCTCAACCATTTACAGTTGGTGAACAATTTACAGGATTAAAAGGTAAGTATGTTCCAGTAAAAGAAACAGTAAGAGGATTTAAAGAAATTCTTGAAGGTAAATACGATGAGTTACCAGAATCAGCTTTCTTATTTGCAGGAACTATAGATGATGTTATAGAAAAAGCAAAAAAATTAGGATAAAGGGGATGAGCAATTATGGCTAATACCTTTT from the Clostridium beijerinckii genome contains:
- the atpD gene encoding F0F1 ATP synthase subunit beta — translated: MPGKMGKVVQVIGPVIDIKFDSDSLPDLYNAIVIKAGDYELVAEVEQHVGDDIVRTIAMSATEGLKRGMDAVDTGAPISVPVGEEVLGRLFNVLGKPIDKCGDIEVKQEYPIHRPAPSFKDQSVEPEMFETGIKVVDLLAPYQRGGKIGLFGGAGVGKTVLIQELINNIAKQHGGLSVFTGVGERSREGNDLYHEMRESGVIDKTALVFGQMNEPPGARMRVALTGLTMAEYFRDKGQDVLLFIDNIFRYTQAGSEVSALLGRTPSAVGYQPTLATEMGALQERITSTVNGSITSVQAVYVPADDLTDPAPATTFAHLDATTVLSRGIAELGIYPAVDPLESTSRILDPRIVGEEHYKVAADVKHVLEKYKQLQDIIAILGVDELGDEDKAIVARARRIQRFLSQPFTVGEQFTGLKGKYVPVKETVRGFKEILEGKYDELPESAFLFAGTIDDVIEKAKKLG